From the Arthrobacter sp. PM3 genome, one window contains:
- a CDS encoding carbon starvation CstA family protein: MGTRPDGTLGDSTHGETTSGAVKLDDGLAPDPSLPPTSVDEAVREAADRKWTPGKIALWTAIALLGGVAWFMLAIIRGETVNAIWFVFASVCTYLIGYRFYSKVIERYLLKPNDRRATPAEYKADGKDYVRTDRNVLFGHHFAAIAGAGPLVGPVIAAQMGYLPGTIWIIIGVVLAGAVQDYLVLFFSMRRGGRSLGQMAREELGVIGGTAALIATLLIMVIIVAILALVVVNALGESPWGVFSVGMTIPIALFMGVYLRYLRPGKVMEVSIIGFVLLMAAIIGGGAVAGTEWGAAFFHLDKVTIAWGLIIYGFIAAILPVWLLLAPRDYLSTFMKIGVIVMLALAIIVVRPEITVPAFSEFAGRDNGPVFSGALFPFLFVTIACGALSGFHALISSGTTPKLIEKERQTRLIGYGGMLMESFVAIMALVAAISIDRGIYFAMNAPVALTGGTVETAAAWVNSLGLSGVNIAPGDLAQTAKDVGEQSIVSRSGGAPTLAVGLAHIMQQFIGGTAMMAFWYHFAIMFEALFILTAVDAGTRVARFMLQDSIGNFVPKFKEHSWRPGAWLCTAIMVAAWGAVLLMGVTDPLGGINTLFPLFGIANQLLAAIALSVCLAIAAKRTALKYLWIAAVPLAFAAVVTITASFYKIFSPVPAVGYFANNAAFAKALADGKTSFGTAKTQAAMEAVVRNTMIQGWLSIIFVVLSIIVIITAVMATIKALRNTAAGLPNAENEDPARASRVFAPAGFIPTVAERDVMAAWDKLPAGQRLEKSGHH; the protein is encoded by the coding sequence ATGGGCACAAGGCCAGACGGCACACTAGGCGACAGTACGCACGGCGAGACTACGAGCGGCGCCGTGAAACTCGACGACGGGCTCGCACCCGACCCGTCCCTTCCGCCGACGTCGGTGGATGAGGCGGTCCGCGAGGCCGCGGACCGCAAATGGACCCCCGGCAAGATCGCGCTGTGGACGGCCATCGCACTGCTGGGCGGCGTCGCCTGGTTCATGCTCGCCATCATCCGCGGCGAAACCGTCAATGCGATCTGGTTTGTGTTCGCGTCGGTCTGCACCTACCTCATCGGTTACCGTTTCTACTCCAAAGTCATCGAGCGATACCTCCTCAAGCCCAATGACCGCCGGGCCACACCGGCCGAATACAAGGCCGACGGCAAGGATTACGTCCGCACGGACCGCAACGTCCTGTTCGGCCACCACTTCGCCGCCATCGCCGGCGCCGGTCCCCTCGTGGGCCCGGTCATCGCGGCGCAGATGGGCTACCTCCCCGGCACCATCTGGATCATCATCGGCGTCGTCCTCGCCGGCGCCGTCCAGGACTACCTTGTCCTGTTCTTCTCCATGCGCCGCGGCGGACGTTCGCTCGGACAGATGGCCCGCGAAGAACTCGGCGTGATCGGCGGGACCGCCGCCCTGATCGCAACCCTGCTCATCATGGTGATCATCGTCGCCATCCTGGCCCTCGTGGTGGTCAACGCCCTCGGCGAAAGCCCGTGGGGTGTCTTCTCGGTGGGCATGACCATCCCGATCGCCCTCTTCATGGGTGTCTACCTGCGCTACCTCCGGCCGGGCAAAGTCATGGAGGTCTCCATCATCGGCTTCGTGCTGCTCATGGCCGCCATCATCGGCGGCGGGGCCGTGGCGGGCACCGAATGGGGCGCGGCGTTCTTCCACCTGGACAAGGTCACCATCGCCTGGGGCCTCATCATCTACGGCTTCATTGCGGCGATCCTTCCCGTCTGGCTCCTCCTGGCCCCCCGCGACTACCTCTCCACTTTCATGAAGATCGGCGTGATCGTGATGCTGGCCCTGGCCATCATCGTGGTCCGCCCGGAGATCACCGTCCCGGCCTTCAGTGAGTTCGCCGGCCGTGACAACGGCCCGGTCTTCTCCGGCGCCCTCTTCCCGTTCTTGTTCGTGACCATCGCCTGCGGCGCCCTCTCCGGCTTCCACGCCCTGATCTCCTCCGGCACCACCCCGAAACTGATCGAGAAGGAACGCCAGACGCGCCTGATCGGCTACGGCGGCATGCTCATGGAGTCCTTCGTGGCCATCATGGCCCTCGTGGCCGCGATCTCCATTGACCGCGGCATCTACTTCGCCATGAACGCCCCCGTGGCGCTGACAGGCGGCACGGTCGAGACCGCCGCTGCGTGGGTCAACAGCCTGGGCCTGTCCGGCGTCAACATCGCCCCCGGCGACCTCGCCCAGACCGCCAAAGACGTGGGGGAGCAGAGCATTGTGTCCCGCTCGGGCGGTGCCCCCACGCTCGCCGTCGGCCTGGCCCACATCATGCAGCAGTTCATCGGCGGCACCGCGATGATGGCCTTCTGGTACCACTTCGCCATTATGTTCGAAGCCCTGTTCATCCTCACCGCGGTCGACGCCGGGACCCGGGTTGCGCGCTTCATGCTGCAGGATTCGATCGGCAACTTCGTCCCCAAGTTCAAGGAACACTCGTGGCGCCCGGGCGCCTGGCTGTGCACCGCCATCATGGTGGCGGCCTGGGGCGCGGTGTTGCTGATGGGCGTCACCGACCCGCTGGGCGGCATCAACACCCTCTTCCCCCTGTTCGGGATCGCCAACCAGCTGCTCGCGGCCATCGCCCTCTCGGTATGCCTGGCCATCGCTGCCAAGCGGACCGCCCTGAAGTACCTGTGGATCGCGGCAGTCCCGCTGGCCTTTGCCGCCGTCGTCACCATCACGGCGAGCTTCTACAAGATCTTCTCGCCCGTTCCGGCGGTGGGCTACTTCGCCAACAACGCGGCCTTCGCCAAGGCCCTGGCGGACGGCAAGACCTCTTTCGGCACGGCGAAGACCCAGGCGGCCATGGAAGCCGTGGTCCGCAACACCATGATCCAGGGCTGGCTGTCGATCATCTTCGTGGTGCTGAGCATCATCGTGATCATCACCGCCGTGATGGCAACCATCAAGGCCCTCCGGAACACGGCGGCGGGGCTCCCCAACGCCGAGAACGAGGACCCCGCCCGCGCCTCGCGCGTCTTCGCCCCGGCCGGGTTCATCCCCACCGTGGCGGAACGCGACGTCATGGCCGCGTGGGACAAACTCCCGGCCGGGCAGCGGCTTGAAAAGTCCGGGCACCACTGA
- a CDS encoding YbdD/YjiX family protein: MNAVIAAFRGFSGYLGGVLGADAYKKYLEHHASSGHAGPPLTEREFWRDRTDRQDTSPQQRCC, translated from the coding sequence GTGAACGCGGTAATCGCCGCGTTCCGGGGGTTTTCCGGGTACCTCGGCGGCGTCCTGGGCGCCGATGCCTACAAGAAGTACCTGGAACACCACGCGTCCTCGGGCCACGCCGGCCCGCCGCTGACGGAACGGGAGTTCTGGCGGGACCGCACCGACCGGCAGGACACCAGTCCCCAGCAACGCTGTTGCTGA
- a CDS encoding bacterial proteasome activator family protein, whose protein sequence is MSDQDDTQPRTGTADDVPVEGTPLDDGAPAGPGHLAGPADLPAGRANPPGTGSRPPQGGDPQDLVDQPAKVMRIGTMIKQLLDEVKSAPLDNAARVRLAEIHDRSIKELEDGLAPELVEELERISLPFPEDTTPSDAELRIAQAQLVGWLEGLFHGIQTAIAAQHAAREHAYAQMQLRQLPPGTVIAPGVIIGENGEPVRAAAPRRGADPSQPPEPADPDHGPGQYL, encoded by the coding sequence ATGAGCGATCAGGACGACACTCAGCCACGCACCGGGACGGCCGACGACGTGCCCGTCGAAGGCACCCCCCTGGACGACGGGGCGCCCGCGGGCCCCGGACACCTGGCGGGGCCGGCCGACCTGCCGGCCGGCCGCGCCAACCCTCCGGGCACCGGGTCCCGGCCCCCGCAGGGCGGCGACCCCCAGGACCTGGTGGATCAGCCCGCCAAGGTCATGCGGATCGGCACCATGATCAAACAGCTACTGGACGAGGTGAAGTCCGCACCGCTGGACAACGCGGCCAGGGTCCGGCTGGCGGAAATCCACGACCGATCGATCAAGGAACTCGAGGACGGACTCGCTCCCGAGCTCGTTGAAGAGCTCGAACGGATCAGCCTCCCCTTCCCGGAGGACACGACCCCCTCCGACGCCGAGCTGCGGATCGCCCAGGCCCAGCTGGTCGGCTGGCTCGAGGGGCTCTTCCACGGCATCCAGACCGCCATCGCGGCCCAGCACGCGGCCCGGGAGCACGCCTACGCGCAGATGCAGCTGCGCCAGCTGCCGCCGGGAACGGTGATTGCGCCCGGCGTCATCATCGGGGAAAACGGCGAGCCGGTCCGCGCCGCGGCGCCCCGGCGTGGCGCCGACCCCTCCCAGCCTCCCGAGCCCGCCGACCCGGACCACGGCCCGGGCCAGTACCTCTAG
- a CDS encoding aldo/keto reductase, translating to MTFSPELTFNDGNTIPQLGYGVWQVEDDVAEKVVVQAFEAGYRHIDTAKIYGNEAGVGRAIERSGLKPEEIFITTKLWNADQGYESTLKAFEDSMDRLGLETLDLYLIHWMQPKQDKYVDTWKALIELQKQGRVKSIGVSNFTKEGLQRLIDETGVVPAIHQIELHPFFSQADLREFNASQGILTQAWSPLGQGGELLESPVISQIAAKHGATPAQVVIAWHLAIGNVVIPKSVTESRIRENYAALDVTLDETDIQAINGLDRTAEGAGRIGPDPAVSDFA from the coding sequence ATGACTTTTTCACCGGAACTGACGTTCAATGACGGCAACACCATTCCCCAGCTCGGCTACGGGGTGTGGCAGGTTGAAGACGACGTGGCGGAGAAGGTAGTGGTCCAGGCTTTCGAGGCCGGATACCGCCACATCGACACCGCCAAGATCTACGGCAACGAAGCGGGCGTGGGCCGCGCCATCGAGCGCTCCGGCCTCAAGCCCGAGGAAATCTTTATCACCACCAAGCTGTGGAACGCGGACCAGGGCTACGAGTCCACCCTGAAGGCGTTCGAAGACTCCATGGACCGCCTCGGCCTGGAGACGCTGGACCTGTACCTCATCCACTGGATGCAGCCCAAGCAGGACAAGTACGTCGACACCTGGAAGGCGCTCATCGAGCTCCAGAAGCAGGGCCGGGTCAAGAGCATCGGCGTCTCCAACTTCACCAAGGAGGGCCTGCAGCGCCTCATCGACGAGACGGGCGTGGTTCCTGCGATCCACCAGATCGAACTGCACCCGTTCTTCAGCCAGGCGGACCTGCGCGAGTTCAACGCCTCCCAGGGCATCCTCACCCAGGCCTGGTCGCCGCTGGGACAGGGCGGTGAGCTCCTCGAGAGCCCTGTCATCTCCCAGATTGCCGCCAAGCACGGTGCCACCCCGGCGCAGGTCGTCATCGCCTGGCACCTGGCTATCGGCAACGTCGTCATCCCGAAGTCGGTGACCGAGTCCCGGATCCGCGAGAACTACGCGGCCCTCGACGTGACCCTCGACGAAACGGACATCCAGGCCATCAACGGACTGGACCGCACCGCCGAAGGCGCCGGCCGGATCGGCCCGGACCCGGCAGTCTCCGACTTCGCCTAA
- a CDS encoding DUF2231 domain-containing protein encodes MIEIGGLPAHVLLVHAVVVLGPIAGLGAIIYAAVPRWRNYLAWPLAVLSLVLVPVTVVTAQAGEQLEKARPASALVHEHAEQGDVLKVVSVIFFVIVAAMLAVTYEPFGRRLAFLGGLRENRVVCVILLVAGAAAGAFFIYQSIVTGHSGAASVWGR; translated from the coding sequence GTGATCGAAATTGGCGGGCTGCCGGCCCACGTCCTGCTGGTCCACGCGGTGGTGGTACTCGGCCCGATCGCCGGCCTGGGCGCCATCATCTACGCCGCGGTGCCGCGATGGCGGAACTACCTTGCCTGGCCCCTGGCCGTCTTGTCGCTCGTGCTGGTCCCGGTAACGGTGGTGACAGCGCAAGCCGGTGAGCAGCTGGAAAAGGCCCGTCCGGCCTCGGCCCTGGTGCACGAGCACGCCGAACAGGGCGATGTGCTCAAGGTGGTTTCGGTGATCTTCTTCGTCATCGTCGCGGCCATGCTGGCCGTCACGTACGAGCCTTTTGGCCGGCGGCTGGCGTTCCTGGGCGGGTTGCGGGAGAACCGGGTGGTCTGCGTGATCCTCCTGGTCGCCGGCGCCGCGGCCGGCGCCTTCTTCATCTACCAGAGCATCGTCACCGGTCACTCCGGCGCGGCCTCCGTCTGGGGTCGCTAA